The genomic interval GCCTGCCGCGCCATCTGCCCCGCCGGCATCCCCGTTGACGAACTGATCTCCCGCAGCAACGCCGCCGCCGTCTGGCGAAGGCGATCGTGAGCCGCACCAAAAAGGAGCGAATAAAAAACCGCGTGGACGAATGGAATTCTTCCCGTTCGTCCGCACGGTTTTTTGTTTTGCGTTCCATTTTTTCCCGCAGTTCCCGTTTACGCCTCGAACAAGTTGCCCTCGCGCAGCTTGCCTTCGCTCATCGTGAAGACCCGCTTGCCGTATTTCAGCGAGTCGAGGTCGTGCGAGACGATCAGCAGCGTCGCGCCCTCGGCGTTGAGGCGCGAGAACTCCTCCATGATGCCGCGGCTGGACTCGACGTCGAGATCCGACGTCGGCTCGTCGGCAATCACCAGCCGCGGGCGGTTGATCAGCGCGCGGGCGATCAGCGCCCGCCGCAGTTCGCCGCCGGACAGTTCGCCCGGGTACGAGTCGGCCGTCGCGCCGATGCCGAAGCGCTCCAGCAGCAGTCGGGCCGCGCCTTCGCCGTCGCCGCCGCGCGGATAGAGGCAGAACGGCAGCATCACGTTCTCCAGCACGGTCAGATTGGGCAGCGCCGCCGCGCCCTGGGGGATAAAGCCGATGCGGTCGCAACGCAGCCGCGACAGTTCCGCGTCGCTTTTGCCGGCCAGCTCGACGCCGTCCAGTTCGACCGAGCCGGACGCGGGAGCCAGCATCCCCGCCGCCAGGTTCAGCAGCGTCGACTTGCCGCTGCCGGAACGCCCTACCACGTTGACGAAATCTCCGCTCTCGACGGTCAGCGACACATGGTCCACGGCGAAGAACGAACGGCCGCCGCGCGAATACTCTTTGCACAGATCTTTCAGATTCAAAACGGCGCCCATCTCAGTTCCCCCTCAGCGCGTCGTAAATGTCGGCGCGGCTGGCCCGGCGCGCCGAAAACAGCGCGCTCATCACGCCCGTAAGGACGGAGACCGCCACGGACGCGACGCCCAGCAGGGCCAGCGCCGTCCAGGACGGCAGAAGGAACGGCAGTTTCAGCGCGTCCGCCACCATCGGGCTGACGACGGCCACGGCCGCCGCGCCAAGGCACGTGCCCAGCGCCGCGCCGTAAAAACTGATCAGCAGCGCTTCGGTCAGCGCCAGGGCCAGGATTTTGCCGCGGCTGGCGCCGACGGCGCGCAGCACGCCGATCTCGCCTTTGCGCTCGTTCATGGTCACGGCGAACAGCAGCGCGACGACGATCACCGCCAGCAGCCAGACCAGACCGATGCCGCCGCGGATCATCCACGAGACCAGCGTCAGCGAGGAAGCGATGCTGTTGACGAACTTCTTGCTGAACAGCGCGAAAATATCGTCGTCGCCAAAGCGGCGGTTGATCTCCTGCGCCACCTTCACCGAATCGTAACCCGGCTTCAGCTTGACCATCACCGTCGAGACGCGGCTGCCGTCGCTGGCGAGCGGATGTTTGAAGATGTTTTCCGCCGCCTTGGCCAGGTCGGTCACCGTCTTGCGCGTCACGAAAACCGTGGAGTCGAAGCCCATGCCCGTCTGTTCCAGCCTCCCGGCGACGGGCAGATCGACGCCGAAGAAGTGCAGCCGCTCGCCCGCTTCGCCGTTGACGCGGTAGCCGACGATCAGCTCGCCGTCTTCGAGGCCGCGCCCCAGCGTCGCTTCCAGCCACGGGCGCACGATGAAATCGCTCTCGTAATCGACGCCGACGATCTGCAGCGGATAAGAACAGCAAGAGGCGCGAACCGTCGCCAGAAAAGTCTGCGGCGACATGCGGTCGATCCCCTCCACGTCCCGCAGGCGCTCGAGGATGTCCTTGGGCAGATAGAACATCGACGGCTTGCCCGAGAGGATCACGCTGTCGATGTGGGGGTCGTACCCCGCCGGCACGACGATGACGTCGGCGCCGAGGCGGTCGGCGGTGCTGCGCGCGCCGCCGGACAGGCTGACCGACATGACCGTGCCCGCGTACAGGAAGAACGAGAACAGCAGCACCGTGAGCACGAGGCAGAAACTCCGCCAGGGGCGGCGGCGGATGTTTTTGCGCGCGACGGCCGCCGTGCTCAGGGAAGCGCCCGGCATCTCAGCGCGATCCCTTGACGAAAGCCCAAACCAACGAAAACGCGTTCACCGCGACGATGGCGGCGGCGATTTTCCGCACAAGCGGCATCGTCACGGCGCGGCAGGCGTGCGTCGGGTCGCCGCACAGGCCGCAGACCCATCCGGCGCCGCGCAGCGGAATCACGCCGGCAGGGACGAGCAGGCAAGCGACCGCCGCCGCAATGGCGACAAGCGAAGCCAGAACCGCAAGCCAGCCGCGGCCGCGGCGCAGCAGCGCAATCAGCGCGAAAAACAGAATGACCGCGCCCATGCCGACAACAAACAGTCCGGAATAATAACACTTCATGGGTCCGCCGTGAGGCGCCATCTGCGAACAGACGGGCGCCAGCCAGAACGGCGTCAGAGTCAGAACCAGTCCCAACAGGGCGTTCAGTGCGCTCAACAACATTCTCATATAATATCACCTAGCCTTATTCAACGCTTCGTGCACGGCAATCTGCATGGCCTTGTACGTGACGGACGCGCCGGAAATGCTGTCCATCTTGTCGACATCCTGCGTTTCGATCAGCATGTCGGGATACTTTTTCATCTCGCGCACGGCGCGCTGCGCCTGGCGAAAATCCTCGGCCGAGCCGTCCTTGCCGTGATTTTCGTCCTTGATGTTGCCCATGGCGTCGCGGGCTTCGAGAACGCAGGCCACGATCCGGTTGTCCTTGAGCGTCAGGATCACTTTGGTGTTTTCGCCGTCGTCGGCCTGGTACTCGCCCTCGTAGACGCCGTCGCGGTACGTGACGCCGAAGATCTTGTCCTTCATGGCGAAAACGCCGCCGCCGATCACGGCGAGGACGGCCGCCAAAATCAGTGCTTTCTTCACGATGCGCTCTCCTTTACGCTCTCAGCACGCCGCTG from Pyramidobacter piscolens W5455 carries:
- a CDS encoding ABC transporter ATP-binding protein, producing the protein MGAVLNLKDLCKEYSRGGRSFFAVDHVSLTVESGDFVNVVGRSGSGKSTLLNLAAGMLAPASGSVELDGVELAGKSDAELSRLRCDRIGFIPQGAAALPNLTVLENVMLPFCLYPRGGDGEGAARLLLERFGIGATADSYPGELSGGELRRALIARALINRPRLVIADEPTSDLDVESSRGIMEEFSRLNAEGATLLIVSHDLDSLKYGKRVFTMSEGKLREGNLFEA
- a CDS encoding FMN-binding protein — translated: MKKALILAAVLAVIGGGVFAMKDKIFGVTYRDGVYEGEYQADDGENTKVILTLKDNRIVACVLEARDAMGNIKDENHGKDGSAEDFRQAQRAVREMKKYPDMLIETQDVDKMDSISGASVTYKAMQIAVHEALNKAR
- a CDS encoding ABC transporter permease: MPGASLSTAAVARKNIRRRPWRSFCLVLTVLLFSFFLYAGTVMSVSLSGGARSTADRLGADVIVVPAGYDPHIDSVILSGKPSMFYLPKDILERLRDVEGIDRMSPQTFLATVRASCCSYPLQIVGVDYESDFIVRPWLEATLGRGLEDGELIVGYRVNGEAGERLHFFGVDLPVAGRLEQTGMGFDSTVFVTRKTVTDLAKAAENIFKHPLASDGSRVSTVMVKLKPGYDSVKVAQEINRRFGDDDIFALFSKKFVNSIASSLTLVSWMIRGGIGLVWLLAVIVVALLFAVTMNERKGEIGVLRAVGASRGKILALALTEALLISFYGAALGTCLGAAAVAVVSPMVADALKLPFLLPSWTALALLGVASVAVSVLTGVMSALFSARRASRADIYDALRGN
- a CDS encoding DUF4418 family protein, yielding MLLSALNALLGLVLTLTPFWLAPVCSQMAPHGGPMKCYYSGLFVVGMGAVILFFALIALLRRGRGWLAVLASLVAIAAAVACLLVPAGVIPLRGAGWVCGLCGDPTHACRAVTMPLVRKIAAAIVAVNAFSLVWAFVKGSR